TGAGAGTTAATCTGAAACTGTCACAGTCTGTAATCATTTTAAGTGGAATGCCTGATAAATAAATGTGAAATCTTTTGATCGTGTAAACCACTGCCAAACATTCAAGTTCAAAAATATGatattccccccccccccttgagCAGTCGTTCTTTTACTAAAGTAGAATACCGGTTGAAAAACATCGTTTAATTGTGTTTGGAGAATAACGGGATCATTTATTAGGCGTTGCTTCAAAGTAACAAACGCTTGGTTTTCCTCTGACACAAAACGAAAAACAGCATTTTTTCGTAGCAAACCATAAAGAGGGCTCACGATAAGCGAGAAATCCTTTATAAATCGACGAAAATAACTCGCTAAACCTACAAAGCGTTGTACTTCCTTCGTGTTTCTTGGCACCGGTTAATCATCGACAGAtactattgggttgacaactaagtaattgccgatatccctaaatgttatattataaaattattattattattatgttattttttattatccgtgaatgttagcaactggacaaattgaatgcagcgatcaaggaaaagcgatcagaattggtcaatcgtaaaggtgtcattttccactaggacaatgctaggccgcacacgtctttgtccactcggcaaaaattgatggatattggttgggaattaatGTTACActcaccatatagtcctgatctcgcgccatcggattactacttatttcgatccctggacaactccctttgtggtaaaacttttaataatGATGACGCTGTGAAATCTCActttcagtttttggccgaaaaggatcagactttctacgagcgtggaattttcaaattgtcagagagatggcaaaaggtcatcgaacaaaatggaaaatacattaaagattaaacttcattccaagtaaagaaaaattttgtatttcattgaacaaatcggcaattacttaattgccaacccaatacattctCTTTCACTGGCATAATACCGTTATCAGATATTGAGTAtcctaaataaataattgatggCTAATTGAAATTTTGTAATCTGACTGATTGAAATATTTCCCACAAAATGTTTAAGTGTTCGTCGATCGTATGCGTAACCACCAAAAAATCATCCAAATAAAGTAAAAGTTTATTTTGCCTAAGTAAATCATTAAAAATTTCACTTAAATATCTTTGAAAAATACGAGTCGCAAACGGCATTTTAACATACTCGTGGTATGTTATGACCTAGTGGTGTTATAAAAGTCGTATATTTCATAGATGATTCTGCCACCTTAATATGGTGAAATCGATTTTTTTAAATCCAATTTCGTAAAATATTTCTTGTCTCTCAGCTGATCCAAACAATTATCCATTAGCGGAACTGGAAAATTATCTCGAACTgtgtttatttattttccgATAGTCGATGAACAGGCGAATTTCACCGTTCTTTTTCCTAATCAAAACAAACGGTCTAGCATAAAGAGGACTGCTGGGCCTAATAATACCCCTTCTTAACAATTATCGAGGATTATCCGAATTTCAAATTTCAAAAGAAATAATGGCCTCTATAGAGCACAGGTGTTGTTCATTATTGTCAGAGTGAACACTGCTGTcaaaataaatttcttttaattttctagCTGCAACAATATCTAATTTGGGATCTACGTTCAGTTGATGACTCACGGAGGTTGGGTTTTTAATATATTCAGTTTGAAAAACCTGCTCAAAGAACGTTTCCGTTTCTCGACGTCTATTTTTCTTGGCTTTGATCTCCGCAAAACTTCTCAATGATATTTCAACTACTGGAGATCGAATGAAATCATTTCCAACAAAGCAAAATATGACATCGTCGTATCCGGTATCATGAAAAATGTAATCGGTATACGCGCATGATTGACACAGATTTCCGCCGCAAACGCTTCTACGATATCGACAGGAGAATAGTTCACACCATAAAACATACTATTCACCGATcgctcaaaataaaaatatcatgGCAAAGAacttcttcgaatcaaattaatGGGCGAACCTGAATCAATAATCGCAACTATCATATGCCGGTCCGTTGTTATATATGTTCAACTCACAGTCATATTCATACGAATCTGGTCGAGGCCTTCTACATAAACAAATGCTTCAAATTCGTCAGAGAACGCATCTATTAGGGTAAATGTATGGTTTTTTTTAATGAAGGCAAAAACTTTGGCAGAGAAAATAAGATGttttacgccaataaattgagAACATGAGCTGTACCTAtcattctttaacttgaatatcaacttttctcaaaatattcaATCTCTAAaagcacaaatttcattaaaaagcgtaTTGTAAAGAAACCGTACGTGTCCATATATTACTGtggttatgtatctattactgcgagccaaatactgcggacgttccgattactgcgtgcTAAATACTGTAGACTAAGAACACTGTccaacaaaatcaaacttttttcctGATTTCCTATAgacactatgaaattcttgtagagcttcactccccgaacaagaatccgaaaaccgaattttCGATTccagttttcgaaaaaaaaacgagcttttgtaaaacctcaaaattttcgacaaaaatgaggtattgcatgaaaagtaaatcgttagaaagttctaattagtCTCAAAAGACAGAGGAGAGTTTCTCGAATATAGTggtatgcaatttattaattgtttttggttttaaatagcaataaattgatgtcaaagtttaaaaaagtgttgacgtgcgcagtttctccgcaatatttttgtatttttacgaaaagttctttgttcagcacgaaaattttacccaggatcggattctgtagacatttctgaagaagaaacggcccgatagaagtgtcagaacgatgtacattttgagtaggtcgagaaaatgttcgtcgacaacatgtacacgatgttttgccgccatgtgcttcgctgctcgctacttcctgtccgacagggccgaagctatgggtaatcaacaccgatggagggatacaatggggcacccacttagcctatggggcgtgccattttttttagtacttcaatgtgctgtcttcttttacatattttcatGGATAATAATCATCAAACtctgaatcataaattaaaaatggagaaataataaaagaaaaataatgaacaaaaaatattcattttattctgaatttgttcgaattataaGTAGacagttatcatttaaattgtagcgataatacgatcatgaataaataatcattttcaaaacgttaaacttcttgaaacatgttgttaaatatatatttaaatatttatttaattatatggcgtagaaaTCAAAATTAtgctagtgttagaatactttcgttacccactGCAAATACTCTGGAGTGATTTTTcttgtgaaatatatcacagtttggtgattattatccacagaaatatgtaaaaaaatacggaacattgaagtactaaacaaaattcaaatattatttacgaaaagtgggtccCCCGCGAAGgatatggcggcaaaacgtcgtgtacatgttgtcgTCGAACAtattctcgatctactcgaaatgtatatcgttccgacacttttacagAGCCGTTTCTTTTTcaaaaatgtctacagaatccgatcctggatAGAGCTTTTGTGCGGAACAAACAACTTTTcgtaaaagtacaaaaatattgcgcagaaactgcgcacgtcgacaattttttaaattttgacattattttattgctatttaggaccaaaaacaattaacaaattgCATGCCACTTTATTCgagaaactctcctctatcttttgagaccgattagaactttctaacgtttttacttttcatgcaatacctcatttttgttgaaaattttgggtttttacaaaagctcgttttttttcgaaaattgagggtgatggagcaattcggttttcggatctttgatcggggagtgaagctctacaagaatttcatagtggctctagaaaataaaaaatcgtgtcggacagtagAATTAGTGCAAAtgaataatatagtaatttaaTCTACCTACTGTATTACTCAGTAAAAATATATTAGGTAGGTGTAATACGTAAAAATACATTATAtaacaatacaaaaatatatttatatttatattcatacaCATAACATTATATGCAATAGATACTTTTTCATCATTTTAACATAAAAATATGAATTTGGCAACTGTTACCTTAtaacaatttaaataaaattattttgattaattGTTTTTTCCAATACTACTTACCTGTTctaaaaatattcaattttgttatttctttcttcttgttccttttttttaataatacattTTCTACGATTTTATTCTTCTGCTCCAATTctatcattttttctttttgcttTGTGTAAGTCTTTCAATCTCCTTGTCGATCTACATCTGCTCTCTTAAAAATTTATCTTTCTCTTTTCTTATTCCTGCTTGCTCCCTTATAACTCACTGTTCTATCTGTTTCAGACGTTATTCTTGTTTCTgaactttttatttttctttctttttaatttttatttgttttttcaaTACTACTTCTTTGGCtttcttatttttttcttcCTCCATCATTTGAATTATTCGTTAGTCACCAGATACAACCAGGGGGGATTTTATTTTAGGCTTTGTAATTTGTGTTTAAGAGGTTGTTATCAGGTCAAAATAAAGAATCTTTTACGGATTTTACTGATgtttcagaagtatttgtaatattctgaaaaatttatttttaataactaGTCATTAAAATGTCAGTACTTGGAATGCACCCACCTCCAAACTACCGTCGCAGCGCTTCGCTCTCCGCATTGCTTCCACTAGCTTACAGCCAATGGGATGTCAGAAAAGCAGAGGAAGTTTGTATACTGATATGTATACGAACTGGcgagtctggaggtagccgccacagtatTAAAGACTTCTGTAACCTGCGCATgattgaaaaattaattgaatCCTAATTTTTATGCTATTAGGCATAAGTAAAAAATTCACCAATTGAAATAGTTTTATAATTAATACTCACACTCacatttgaagatttatctcTAGCTACAGTATTATCTTCGTTTATAGTAATATCTTTCAGAGGTTTGTCAGTGCTTGTTACTATTAAGTGCTTATCTGAATCTTTACCACTAAATTGACGATGTGCGGATTACAAAATGTTGCAGCTTATTATTCATGTCCATTTGCATTATCTATATCCTTTGATATAAAATTCATCTACACCAGTCATCTTATTCtatgttaaaattgcaattgcAATTATCACAGAATAAATTAGTATACAGTACCTAACAACTAAAAATATAATACCAgactaatttaaaaaattgtaggaTAATTTTTGATAGGCATACTGGTATTTTCGAAGTTGTCTTTAGAGTACACAtttattgttaatttttcaGAAACAGTTGCATCATCAAACTCTACCAGCTTATTAACCAACTGCGAATCGGTATCAACCACTCTTATTTTTATCTGGATGAGATAATTTGTACCAGATTTTGAAAAGGCTTTCATCTCTTGGCATCCCCTTCCAAATAGTACTGGTATTTAATCTAAATGATTGCAACTGGTGTATAGTTAATAGGCTTTCTAACACTTTTaaagaatttatattattaggCATATTTTCAGATCTATTTTCTGGTGTAtgagatgaacaatttatttcCATTCGAGTAAAAAGCTTACTAAAATCTATGGCTTCAACGTCAAAAGGGTATAGTCCACATTTTTTAAATCCGTTTTGCATAATGGTTTTAATATTAATGCAATTGAGAGTCTTGTTTAACAGTGgagcaaataaatatttacgTATACCAATGCTTAAAGAATCTTTGCAGTGTAATTTATAAGTTCTTTGCCATTGTAATTTTAATGTTTTAAACAAAGCTACTTTTAGAGGTTGCAATATATGTGTAGCATTTGGATGTAATGCAATAAGCACAATTTCATTCTCTGAACAAAATTTGCTCAAATGTAATGTCATATGAGACAAATGACTATTAATGTATAAAATTATTGGACGCTTTATTCTTTTTTCAGTCAACCAAGGTTCAAAAACATTTGTAATGAATTCATAAAAGTTTTTAGCATGCATACAGCCACTGTCTGAAAATCCAAATGCAAAATTGGAGGGAGTCATTTCTGCAGCATTATTTGGCAAAGATTTTCCATTGAAGAGAACAAAGGTTGGAGCAAGATCACCAGCAGCATTACTTGTAACCAAAACAGTGATGTTTTCTTTCTCATTATTATC
This window of the Megalopta genalis isolate 19385.01 unplaced genomic scaffold, iyMegGena1_principal scaffold0026, whole genome shotgun sequence genome carries:
- the LOC117218862 gene encoding uncharacterized protein LOC117218862 — its product is MGKVQRKKTKGREQIISNEIKKRKNVRLCYPKENVTLALQEIRGGDSIAEVSRKYKIPESTLRAKKLGLYADKKPGPATVLNAKEEKDLVDWILECSKRGFPITKSQLIDSVQMICQSMKKKSQFRDNKPGRSWYDSFLKRHEEIAVRMSENVSLNRAKVSEHSLRNWFQDVSNYLREQNLLSIEANRIFSSDEIGLALSPKPPAVHEPKGCTNVYNIVDNNEKENITVLVTSNAAGDLAPTFVLFNGKSLPNNAAEMTPSNFAFGFSDSGCMHAKNFYEFITNVFEPWLTEKRIKRPIILYINSHLSHMTLHLSKFCSENEIVLIALHPNATHILQPLKVALFKTLKLQWQRTYKLHCKDSLSIGIRKYLFAPLLNKTLNCINIKTIMQNGFKKCGLYPFDVEAIDFSKLFTRMEINCSSHTPENRSENMPNNINSLKVLESLLTIHQLQSFRLNTSTIWKGMPRDESLFKIWYKLSHPDKNKSG